In Onthophagus taurus isolate NC chromosome 6, IU_Otau_3.0, whole genome shotgun sequence, a genomic segment contains:
- the LOC139429949 gene encoding uncharacterized protein: MKFFSYYRMSYTSFNILLTAVQDEVYHNNIVSYRYLATGNSFASLHFEYLLGQTTIREIVRDTCIAIWECLVSIYMPPKNTDDKRTNFPNCIGAIDGKHIKIKKPASSGSEFFNYKCFFSTVLLGVANSDYCFTSIEVGAYGSASDSNIFKKSKFGSLLEKGQLNIPGPTLLPNEETGTVMPFIILGDEAFATSEHILRPYPSKNLSVTKRVFNYRRSRARRMVECSFGILAGKLRILNRPLDTSLELSDIIIKACCILHNFIRKHDGVCFEDSLYECHLDNMYPVGTRGTVRGIHIRDYFAKYFTSPQGTVHWQYDKI; this comes from the coding sequence ATGAAATTCTTCAGTTACTATAGAATGAGTTATACGAGTTTTAACATCTTACTGACTGCAGTTCAAGATGAAGTTTACCATAATAACATTGTTTCTTACAGATATTTGGCAACAGGCAACAGCTTCGCCTCTTtgcattttgaatatttacttGGCCAAACAACAATAAGAGAAATTGTGAGAGATACATGTATCGCTATTTGGGAATGTTTAGTGTCTATATATATGCCACCAAAAAATACTGATGACAAGCGAACAAATTTTCCTAACTGCATTGGAGCCATCGACGgcaaacatattaaaataaaaaaacctgcTTCCAGTGGATCTGAATTCTTCAACTATAAGTGTTTCTTTTCAACTGTGTTGCTTGGAGTAGCAAATTCCGACTACTGTTTTACTTCAATAGAAGTTGGAGCCTATGGTTCTGCAAGTGATtccaatatttttaagaaatcaaaatttggtagtttACTTGAAAAAGGACAGTTAAATATACCAGGCCCAACACTGCTACCAAATGAGGAAACCGGAACTGTCATGCCGTTTATAATTTTAGGCGATGAAGCATTTGCTACTTCAGAACATATTCTACGTCCATATCCTAGCAAAAATTTGTCAGTTACGAAACGTGTCTTTAACTATAGGCGATCAAGAGCCCGTAGAATGGTGGAGTGCTCGTTTGGCATATTAGCTGGCAAATTGAGGATACTGAATAGGCCATTAGATACCAGTCTTGAATTATCCGATATCATTATAAAAGCATGCTGCATTCTCCACAATTTTATTAGGAAGCACGATGGAGTTTGTTTCGAAGATAGTTTGTACGAATGTCATTTAGATAACATGTATCCCGTTGGAACAAGAGGTACCGTTAGAGGTATTCACATTAGAGActattttgcaaaatatttcaCCTCTCCTCAGGGAACTGTTCATTGGCAATatgacaaaatttaa
- the LOC139429950 gene encoding uncharacterized protein, with translation MCRIVIISLILCPFLAIIVSSKPIMVSFGTNQGPIIPIQRSTTLRPPPSRIDVANSAPAPVFERPDDIPNPATYRALIPHQYRRKIYSHKPHPNLLLGTPVDIKYTGRFDRRKELKRQIKSLGTGYTGPQVFEKQEYEYELEKKNDNFGLRRNDEGFTQQNQETYQRNFVPQIGIVYSSGLRYYIPQIDYSRSEEDSNSVYDRDDSRYQDDRVYQNNQQKNY, from the exons atgtgtagAATAGTTATTATCAGTTTGATTTTg tgCCCTTTCTTGGCTATAATCGTCTCATCAAAACCAATAATGGTTTCTTTTGGAACAAATCAAGGCCCGATAATTCCAATTCAACGTTCAACGACATTGAGACCACCCCCCTCAAGAATAGATGTTGCAAATTCAGCTCCAGCTCCGGTTTTTGAACGTCCCGATGATATTCCAAACCCTGCAACTTATCGAGCTTTAATTCCTCACCAATATCGacgaaaaatttattcgcATAAACCGCATCCGAATTTGTTATTGGGGACTCCGGTTGATATTAAATATACAGGGAGATTCGATAGAAGGAAAGAGTTGAAGCGACAAATTAAATCACTCGGAACTGGTTATACGGGGCCgcaagtttttgaaaaacaagaatatgagtatgaattGGAAAAGAAGAATGATAATTTTGGGTTGAGGAGAAACGATGAGGGTTTTACGCAACAGAATCAAGAAACTTATCAAAGAAACTTTGTTCCTCAAATTGGGATCGTTTATTCATCCGGGTTAAGATATTATATTCCTCAAATCGATTATTCGCGAAGTGAAGAAGACTCCAATTCGGTTTATGATAGAGATGATTCTAGGTATCAAGATGACAGGGtttatcaaaataatcaacaaaaaaattattaa